From the Lolium rigidum isolate FL_2022 chromosome 2, APGP_CSIRO_Lrig_0.1, whole genome shotgun sequence genome, one window contains:
- the LOC124688775 gene encoding FT-interacting protein 3-like, with the protein MAKAEKLVVEVVAAHNLMPKDGQGSSSPYVEVEFDHQKRRTRPRPKDLNPVWNERLLFPLADPDDLPYRAIDVAVYNDRAAAADASAGGGGTGRNFLGKVRVPAAGVPAPGEPVVPQLFTLEKRSLFSHIRGEITLKIYRTGAGSADTLAKANKQEKQAKAPEVVAAPPLSGNRKQQQHNQQQHNQQHNQQPVVPARPHHPPPPQQQQPQAPMDMMPHPQPLPMKPAMLSDHYPAPPFFSGPADFSLKETRPSLGGGLTADKASATYDLVEQMQYLYVRVVRARGAAAQGGEAVVAEVKLGNYRGVTPAAAGQHQSWDQVFAFSKETIQSSFVEIFVRARGGGDDHLGRLWFDLSEVPRRAPPDSTLAPQWYAMEDRKGERGAVEVMVAVWYGTQADEAFGEAWHSRAAAVQGHGPLGSIKSKVYVAPKLWYLRVSVIEAQDLLPMDKQGLMGMGRYPELFVRAQIGSQMLRTRPSPVMANRGPSSPFWNEDLMFVVAEPFEEFLVLSLEDHVSPGRDDVLGRLVLPVSAIERRWDEKLVVSRWFGLDRTTGAGNVAANNPNRFGSRVHLRLSLDGGYHVLDEATAYSSDLRPTAKQLWHPHVGVLELGVLGASGLIPMKAGNGRGATADSYCVAKYGQKWIRTRTVVDSVCPRWNEQYTWEVFDPCTVITVGVFDNCHVDKPASGNTTVAVRDNCIGKVRIRLSTLETDRVYTHAYPLLMLHPSGVKKMGELHLAVRFGCGNAGNMYHAYVRPLLPKMHYVEPLLVRQVESLRFQATSVVAARLGRTEPPLGKEVVEYMLDHRSHLWSMRRSKANFFRLVAVLSGLIAVGRWFELVRSWQHPVHSCVAVFTFLVFVLMPELILPTAFLVMAFTGLWRYRVRPRNPPHMDMRLSHADAATVDELDEEFDTFPSSRGDVVRFRYDRLRSVAGRVQTVVGDIATQGERMQAVLSWRDPRATLLFSIACVAAAVVAYAVPMKVLIGLSGLYAMRPPRFRSRMPSLLMNFFRRLPSKADILL; encoded by the coding sequence ATGGCGAAGGCGGAGAagctggtggtggaggtggtggcggcgcacaACCTGATGCCCAAGGACGGGCAGGGCTCCTCGTCGCCCTACGTGGAGGTGGAGTTCGACCACCAGAAGCGCCGCACCAGGCCCAGGCCCAAGGACCTCAACCCCGTCTGGAACGAGCGCCTCCTCTTCCCCCTCGCCGACCCCGACGACCTCCCCTACCGCGCCATCGACGTCGCCGTCTACaacgaccgcgccgccgccgccgacgcatccgcgggcggcggcggaaccGGCCGCAACTTCCTCGGCAAGGTGCGCGTCCCGGCCGCCGGCGTGCCCGCCCCCGGGGAGCCCGTCGTGCCGCAGCTCTTCACGCTCGAGAAGCGCAGCCTCTTCTCCCACATCCGCGGCGAGATCACCCTCAAGATTTACCGCACCGGCGCCGGCTCTGCGGATACgctcgccaaggccaacaagcagGAGAAGCAGGCCAAGGCGCCGGAGGTCGTGGCCGCGCCGCCTCTGTCCGGGAACAGGAAGCAGCAGCAACACAACCAGCAGCAGCACAACCAGCAGCATAACCAGCAGCCGGTGGTGCCCGCGCGGCCGcaccatccgccgccgccgcagcagcagcagccgcaggcTCCCATGGACATGATGCCGCACCCGCAGCCGCTCCCCATGAAGCCGGCGATGCTCTCCGACCACTACCCGGCCCCGCCCTTCTTCTCCGGCCCCGCCGACTTCTCCCTCAAGGAGACGCGCCCCAGCCTCGGCGGCGGGCTGACGGCCGACAAGGCGAGCGCGACCTACGACCTGGTGGAGCAGATGCAGTACCTGTACGTGCGTGTGGTgcgcgcgcgcggcgcggcggcgcagggCGGGGAGGCCGTCGTGGCCGAGGTCAAGCTCGGGAACTACCGCGGCGTGACGCCGGCCGCGGCCGGCCAGCACCAGTCGTGGGACCAGGTGTTCGCCTTCTCCAAGGAGACCATCCAGTCCTCGTTCGTCGAGATCTTCGTGcgcgcccgcggcggcggcgacgaccaccTCGGCCGCCTCTGGTTCGACCTCTCCGAGGTcccccgccgcgcgccgcccgaCAGCACGCTGGCGCCGCAGTGGTACGCCATGGAGGACCGCAAGGGCGAGCGCGGCGCCGTGGAGGTCATGGTCGCGGTGTGGTACGGCACGCAGGCCGACGAGGCGTTCGGCGAGGCGTGGCATTCCCGGGCCGCCGCCGTGCAGGGCCACGGCCCCCTCGGCTCCATCAAGTCCAAGGTCTACGTCGCGCCAAAGCTGTGGTACCTTCGGGTGTCCGTCATCGAGGCGCAGGACCTGCTCCCCATGGACAAGCAGGGGCTCATGGGGATGGGCCGGTACCCGGAGCTGTTCGTGCGTGCGCAGATTGGGAGCCAGATGCTGCGGACACGGCCGTCGCCGGTCATGGCGAACCGGGGGCCGTCGAGCCCGTTCTGGAACGAAGACCTCATGTTTGTGGTTGCTGAGCCGTTTGAGGAGTTCTTGGTGCTGTCGCTGGAGGATCATGTGTCACCTGGAAGGGACGACGTTCTCGGCCGCCTCGTCCTTCCGGTATCCGCCATTGAGAGGCGCTGGGACGAGAAGCTTGTTGTCTCCAGGTGGTTTGGGCTGGACCGCACCACTGGTGCTGGCAATGTCGCCGCCAACAACCCCAACAGGTTCGGGAGCCGGGTGCATCTCCGGCTAAGTCTCGATGGCGGCTACCATGTTCTGGATGAAGCAACGGCGTATAGCAGCGATCTCAGGCCAACGGCGAAGCAGCTGTGGCACCCGCATGTTGGTGTGCTCGAGCTTGGCGTCCTTGGTGCCAGTGGACTGATACCAATGAAGGCTGGCAATGGCAGGGGCGCGACGGCAGATTCATACTGTGTTGCAAAGTATGGCCAGAAGTGGATCCGCACTCGCACCGTCGTCGACTCGGTTTGCCCCCGGTGGAACGAGCAGTACACCTGGGAGGTGTTCGACCCCTGCACCGTGATCACCGTCGGCGTGTTCGACAACTGCCATGTCGACAAGCCGGCATCAGGGAACACCACGGTTGCTGTCCGTGACAACTGCATTGGCAAGGTCCGCATCAGGCTCTCGACATTGGAGACGGACAGGGTGTACACCCACGCTTACCCGCTCCTCATGCTGCATCCGTCGGGGGTCAAGAAGATGGGGGAGCTCCACCTAGCCGTGCGCTTCGGGTGCGGCAATGCGGGCAACATGTACCATGCCTATGTCCGCCCATTGCTGCCCAAGATGCACTATGTGGAGCCGCTGCTTGTGCGCCAGGTCGAGAGCCTGCGGTTCCAGGCCACGAGCGTCGTTGCTGCCCGGCTTGGCCGCACCGAGCCGCCCCTTGGCAAGGAGGTTGTGGAGTACATGCTGGATCACCGCTCGCATCTGTGGAGCATGCGGCGCAGCAAGGCCAACTTCTTCCGCCTCGTCGCCGTGCTCTCGGGCCTGATCGCCGTCGGTAGGTGGTTCGAGCTGGTCCGCTCGTGGCAGCACCCGGTGCACTCGTGCGTCGCCGTGTTCACGTTCCTGGTGTTCGTCCTCATGCCGGAGCTGATCCTGCCGACGGCGTTCCTGGTGATGGCGTTCACCGGGCTGTGGAGGTACCGTGTCCGTCCCAGGAACCCGCCTCACATGGACATGCGGCTTTCTCACGCCGACGCGGCCACCGTGGACGAGCTGGACGAGGAGTTCGACACCTTCCCCTCGAGCCGCGGCGACGTTGTCCGCTTCAGGTACGACCGCCTCCGCAGCGTGGCGGGGAGGGTGCAGACGGTGGTCGGTGACATTGCCACGCAGGGCGAGCGGATGCAGGCCGTCCTCAGCTGGCGCGACCCGAGGGCGACGCTGCTCTTCTCCATTGCCTGCGTCGCTGCTGCGGTCGTCGCCTACGCCGTGCCAATGAAGGTGCTGATCGGGCTCTCGGGCCTGTACGCCATGCGCCCGCCGCGGTTCCGCAGCAGGATGCCGTCCCTGCTCATGAACTTCTTCCGGAGGCTGCCTTCCAAGGCCGACATCCTGCTCTGA